One Fundulus heteroclitus isolate FHET01 unplaced genomic scaffold, MU-UCD_Fhet_4.1 scaffold_99, whole genome shotgun sequence DNA segment encodes these proteins:
- the gphna gene encoding gephyrin isoform X2: MAADGMVLTNHDHTTRVGILTVSDSCFKNLAEDRSGVNLKDLVHDPSLLGGVIAAYKIVPDEIDEIKETLLEWCDEQELNLILTTGGTGFAPRDVTPEATREVIEREAPGMALAMLMGSLNVTPLGMLSRPVCGIRGKTLIINLPGSKKGSQECFQFILPALPHAVDLLREATVQIKSTHAALEQLPSPSSLMTNTHGNAHANTHTMERGTQCEEEDEEEEDMRRGRHNHHHHHHHHQHGSSHITAAAIAAKIPDSIISRGVQVLPRDSASLSSTPSESPRATQATSRLSTASCPTPKVQSRCGSNENILRASHSAVDISKVARRHRMSPFPLTSMDKAFITVLEMTPILGIEVINYRDGLGRVLAQDIYAKDNLPPFPASVKDGYAVRAADGPGDRFIMGESQAGQQPTHTVMPGQVMRVTTGAPIPCGADAVVQVEDTELLRESEDGTEELEVRIMVQARPGQDIRPIGHDIRRGECVLAKGTHMGPSEIGLLATVGVTEVSVHKFPVVAVMSTGNELLNPEDDLHPGKIRDSNRSTLLATIQEHGYPTINLGIVGDNPDDLLSALHEGISRADVIITSGGVSMGEKDYLKQVLDIDLHAQIHFGRVFMKPGLPTTFATVDIDGTRKLIFALPGNPVSAVVTCNLFVIPALRKMQGILDPRPTIIKARLSCDVKLDPRPEYHRCILTWHHQEPLPWAQSTGNQVSSRLMSMRSANGLLMLPPKTEQYVELHKGEVVDVMVIGRL, from the exons TCAGTGACAGCTGCTTCAAGAACCTGGCAGAGGACAGGAGTGGAGTCAACCTGAAGGACCTGGTCCACGATCCCTCACT GCTGGGAGGAGTCATTGCAGCCTACAAAATAGTTCCGGATGAGATCGATGAAATCAAG GAAACTCTTTTGGAGTGGTGTGATGAACAGGAGCTGAATCTCATTCTGACCACTGGAGGAACAGGTTTTGCACCTCGAGACGTTACACCAGAG gcAACCAGGGAGGTGATTGAGCGAGAGGCCCCAGGGATGGCTCTGGCCATGCTGATGGGATCCCTCAACGTTACTCCTCTAGGCATGCTGTCCAG GCCCGTCTGCGGTATTCGTGGTAAAACTCTGATCATCAACCTACCAGGCAGCAAGAAAGGCTCACAG GAGTGTTTCCAGTTCATCCTGCCCGCTCTGCCTCACGCCGTGGACTTGCTGCGTGAAGCCACCGTCCAGATTAAATCCACGCACGCCGCCCTGGAGCAGCTGCCCTCGCCGTCCTCGCTGATGACCAACACGCACGGCAACGCCCACGCCAACACACACACCATGGAGCGTGGCACCCAGTGTGAGGAAGaggacgaagaggaggaggacatgAGGAGAGGGCGGCAcaaccaccaccatcaccaccaccatcaccagcACGGCTCGTCCCACATCACTGCCGCCGCTATCGCTGCCAAG atccCGGACTCGATCATTTCTCGAGGCGTTCAGGTGCTTCCTCGAGATTCGGCCTCTTTAAGCTCCACCCCCTCCGAGTCACCGCGGGCAACACAAGCGACGTCCCGCCTTTCCACCGCCTCATGCCCGACACCCAAG GTCCAGTCCCGATGTGGCAGCAACGAGAACATCCTGAGAGCCA GCCACAGCGCCGTCGACATCAGCAAAGTTGCGCGTCGCCATCGCATGTCGCCGTTCCCGCTGACGTCTATGGACAAAGCCTTCATCACGGTTCTGGAGATGACACCGATTCTGGGAATTGAAGTCATCAACTACAGAG ATGGTTTGGGCCGGGTGCTCGCTCAGGACATCTACGCCAAAGACAACCTCCCTCCGTTCCCCGCCTCGGTTAAGGACGGCTACGCGGTCCGAG CTGCTGATGGACCTGGAGATCGCTTCATCATGGGGGAGTCCCAGGCCGGACAGCAG cccACCCACACAGTGATGCCAGGTCAGGTGATGAGGGTCACCACCGGCGCTCCCATCCCCTGTGGAGCCGACGCCGTGGTCCAGGTGGAGGACACGGAGCTGCTGAGGGAATCGGAGGAC GGTacagaggagctggaggtgaGGATTATGGTCCAGGCCCGGCCCGGACAGGACATCAG GCCCATCGGCCACGACATCAGGCGGGGGGAGTGTGTCCTGGCTAAAGGGACACACATGGGCCCCTCAGAGATTGGCCTGCTGGCCACAGTGGGAGTCACCGAGGTCAGTGTGCACAAGTTCCCGGTGGTGGCCGTCATGTCTACTGGAAACGAG CTGCTGAATCCAGAGGATGATCTCCACCCGGGAAAGATTCGGGACTCCAACCGCTCCACCCTGTTGGCCACCATCCAGGAGCACGGATACCCGACCATCAACCTGGGCATTGTTGGAGACAA CCCGGATGACCTGCTGTCAGCGCTGCACGAGGGAATCAGCCGTGCTGATGTCATCATCACCTCGGGGGGCGTGTCCATGGGGGAGAAG GACTACCTAAAGCAGGTGCTGGATATCGATCTTCATGCTCAGATCCACTTTGGACGAGTATTCATGAAACCAGG TCTTCCCACTACCTTTGCTACCGTCGACATCGATGGAACGCGGAAACTCATCTTCGCTCTGCCAG GTAATCCGGTGTCTGCGGTCGTCACATGCAACCTGTTTGTGATTCCTGCTCTGAGGAAGATGCAAGGCATTCTGGATCCCAGACCTACAATTATTAAAGCAAGG CTGTCCTGTGACGTGAAGCTCGACCCGAGACCCGAGTACCATCGCTGTATCCTGACCTGGCACCACCAGGAGCCGCTGCCCTGGGCCCAAAGCACAG GAAACCAGGTGTCCAGCCGCCTCATGTCGATGCGGAGCGCCAACGGCCTGCTCATGTTGCCCCCCAAGACCGAGCAGTACGTGGAGCTGCACAAGGGCGAGGTGGTGGACGTGATGGTGATTGGCCGGCTATGA
- the gphna gene encoding gephyrin isoform X1 codes for MAADGMVLTNHDHTTRVGILTVSDSCFKNLAEDRSGVNLKDLVHDPSLLGGVIAAYKIVPDEIDEIKETLLEWCDEQELNLILTTGGTGFAPRDVTPEATREVIEREAPGMALAMLMGSLNVTPLGMLSRPVCGIRGKTLIINLPGSKKGSQECFQFILPALPHAVDLLREATVQIKSTHAALEQLPSPSSLMTNTHGNAHANTHTMERGTQCEEEDEEEEDMRRGRHNHHHHHHHHQHGSSHITAAAIAAKTSHAVVMAKGTPYLPGNTPAPPAHFTCSHDHQIPDSIISRGVQVLPRDSASLSSTPSESPRATQATSRLSTASCPTPKVQSRCGSNENILRASHSAVDISKVARRHRMSPFPLTSMDKAFITVLEMTPILGIEVINYRDGLGRVLAQDIYAKDNLPPFPASVKDGYAVRAADGPGDRFIMGESQAGQQPTHTVMPGQVMRVTTGAPIPCGADAVVQVEDTELLRESEDGTEELEVRIMVQARPGQDIRPIGHDIRRGECVLAKGTHMGPSEIGLLATVGVTEVSVHKFPVVAVMSTGNELLNPEDDLHPGKIRDSNRSTLLATIQEHGYPTINLGIVGDNPDDLLSALHEGISRADVIITSGGVSMGEKDYLKQVLDIDLHAQIHFGRVFMKPGLPTTFATVDIDGTRKLIFALPGNPVSAVVTCNLFVIPALRKMQGILDPRPTIIKARLSCDVKLDPRPEYHRCILTWHHQEPLPWAQSTGNQVSSRLMSMRSANGLLMLPPKTEQYVELHKGEVVDVMVIGRL; via the exons TCAGTGACAGCTGCTTCAAGAACCTGGCAGAGGACAGGAGTGGAGTCAACCTGAAGGACCTGGTCCACGATCCCTCACT GCTGGGAGGAGTCATTGCAGCCTACAAAATAGTTCCGGATGAGATCGATGAAATCAAG GAAACTCTTTTGGAGTGGTGTGATGAACAGGAGCTGAATCTCATTCTGACCACTGGAGGAACAGGTTTTGCACCTCGAGACGTTACACCAGAG gcAACCAGGGAGGTGATTGAGCGAGAGGCCCCAGGGATGGCTCTGGCCATGCTGATGGGATCCCTCAACGTTACTCCTCTAGGCATGCTGTCCAG GCCCGTCTGCGGTATTCGTGGTAAAACTCTGATCATCAACCTACCAGGCAGCAAGAAAGGCTCACAG GAGTGTTTCCAGTTCATCCTGCCCGCTCTGCCTCACGCCGTGGACTTGCTGCGTGAAGCCACCGTCCAGATTAAATCCACGCACGCCGCCCTGGAGCAGCTGCCCTCGCCGTCCTCGCTGATGACCAACACGCACGGCAACGCCCACGCCAACACACACACCATGGAGCGTGGCACCCAGTGTGAGGAAGaggacgaagaggaggaggacatgAGGAGAGGGCGGCAcaaccaccaccatcaccaccaccatcaccagcACGGCTCGTCCCACATCACTGCCGCCGCTATCGCTGCCAAG ACAAGCCATGCAGTGGTCATGGCTAAAGGAACCCCCTACCTGCCCGGAAACACACCTGCCCCTCCCGCTCATTTCACCTGTTCCCATGACCACCAG atccCGGACTCGATCATTTCTCGAGGCGTTCAGGTGCTTCCTCGAGATTCGGCCTCTTTAAGCTCCACCCCCTCCGAGTCACCGCGGGCAACACAAGCGACGTCCCGCCTTTCCACCGCCTCATGCCCGACACCCAAG GTCCAGTCCCGATGTGGCAGCAACGAGAACATCCTGAGAGCCA GCCACAGCGCCGTCGACATCAGCAAAGTTGCGCGTCGCCATCGCATGTCGCCGTTCCCGCTGACGTCTATGGACAAAGCCTTCATCACGGTTCTGGAGATGACACCGATTCTGGGAATTGAAGTCATCAACTACAGAG ATGGTTTGGGCCGGGTGCTCGCTCAGGACATCTACGCCAAAGACAACCTCCCTCCGTTCCCCGCCTCGGTTAAGGACGGCTACGCGGTCCGAG CTGCTGATGGACCTGGAGATCGCTTCATCATGGGGGAGTCCCAGGCCGGACAGCAG cccACCCACACAGTGATGCCAGGTCAGGTGATGAGGGTCACCACCGGCGCTCCCATCCCCTGTGGAGCCGACGCCGTGGTCCAGGTGGAGGACACGGAGCTGCTGAGGGAATCGGAGGAC GGTacagaggagctggaggtgaGGATTATGGTCCAGGCCCGGCCCGGACAGGACATCAG GCCCATCGGCCACGACATCAGGCGGGGGGAGTGTGTCCTGGCTAAAGGGACACACATGGGCCCCTCAGAGATTGGCCTGCTGGCCACAGTGGGAGTCACCGAGGTCAGTGTGCACAAGTTCCCGGTGGTGGCCGTCATGTCTACTGGAAACGAG CTGCTGAATCCAGAGGATGATCTCCACCCGGGAAAGATTCGGGACTCCAACCGCTCCACCCTGTTGGCCACCATCCAGGAGCACGGATACCCGACCATCAACCTGGGCATTGTTGGAGACAA CCCGGATGACCTGCTGTCAGCGCTGCACGAGGGAATCAGCCGTGCTGATGTCATCATCACCTCGGGGGGCGTGTCCATGGGGGAGAAG GACTACCTAAAGCAGGTGCTGGATATCGATCTTCATGCTCAGATCCACTTTGGACGAGTATTCATGAAACCAGG TCTTCCCACTACCTTTGCTACCGTCGACATCGATGGAACGCGGAAACTCATCTTCGCTCTGCCAG GTAATCCGGTGTCTGCGGTCGTCACATGCAACCTGTTTGTGATTCCTGCTCTGAGGAAGATGCAAGGCATTCTGGATCCCAGACCTACAATTATTAAAGCAAGG CTGTCCTGTGACGTGAAGCTCGACCCGAGACCCGAGTACCATCGCTGTATCCTGACCTGGCACCACCAGGAGCCGCTGCCCTGGGCCCAAAGCACAG GAAACCAGGTGTCCAGCCGCCTCATGTCGATGCGGAGCGCCAACGGCCTGCTCATGTTGCCCCCCAAGACCGAGCAGTACGTGGAGCTGCACAAGGGCGAGGTGGTGGACGTGATGGTGATTGGCCGGCTATGA